A genomic region of Ignavibacteria bacterium contains the following coding sequences:
- a CDS encoding pyridoxal phosphate-dependent aminotransferase, whose amino-acid sequence MRLANRMNKLGTETAFEVLAKAKKLEAEGKNIIHLEIGQPDFPTPDNICDAAIKAIENGEHGYTPSAGIGELRESIARYISGTRNIDVSPDEVVFTPGAKPIMFYTMLALIDEGDEVIYPNPGFPIYESMIKYVGGTAVPLRLREEMNFSFNVDDLTKLITKKTKLIVLNTPQNPTGGIVPKETILKVADAIKNTDIMVLSDEIYSRLIFNGEHFSIASIPGFKDRTIILDGFSKTYAMTGWRAGYGVMNKELAEQFSKLMTNSNSCVNLPTQRACIEAYEGPQDAVEVMKDEFIARRDIIVEGLNSIKGFKCNIPDGAFYAFPNITGTGYKSRELTDHLLYNAGVAALSGTAFGEFGEGYLRFSYANSRENIREAIKRIKEVL is encoded by the coding sequence ATGAGATTAGCAAACCGTATGAACAAGCTTGGCACCGAGACGGCGTTTGAGGTGCTTGCAAAAGCTAAGAAGTTAGAAGCTGAAGGAAAAAACATTATTCACCTGGAAATTGGTCAGCCGGATTTTCCGACACCTGATAATATCTGTGATGCCGCAATTAAAGCAATCGAAAACGGCGAGCATGGATATACTCCTTCTGCAGGTATAGGTGAATTACGGGAATCCATTGCGAGATATATAAGCGGTACAAGAAATATCGATGTAAGTCCTGATGAAGTTGTGTTCACTCCGGGTGCTAAGCCGATTATGTTTTATACAATGCTTGCATTGATTGATGAAGGTGATGAAGTTATTTATCCTAATCCGGGATTTCCGATTTATGAATCTATGATTAAGTATGTCGGAGGAACTGCAGTGCCTCTGCGTTTGAGAGAAGAGATGAATTTTTCTTTTAATGTAGATGACCTTACAAAATTAATTACCAAAAAAACCAAGCTTATAGTTTTAAACACTCCGCAGAATCCGACAGGCGGTATTGTTCCGAAAGAAACAATTTTGAAAGTTGCTGATGCAATTAAAAATACAGACATAATGGTTTTGAGTGATGAAATTTACAGCAGGTTGATTTTCAACGGAGAGCATTTCAGCATTGCATCAATTCCGGGATTCAAAGACAGGACAATTATACTCGACGGATTTTCAAAAACGTATGCAATGACCGGCTGGAGAGCAGGGTATGGAGTTATGAACAAAGAGCTTGCGGAACAATTTTCAAAATTAATGACTAACAGCAACTCATGCGTGAATCTTCCTACACAGCGCGCTTGCATTGAAGCATACGAAGGTCCGCAGGATGCAGTTGAAGTTATGAAAGATGAATTCATTGCAAGAAGGGATATCATCGTTGAAGGTTTGAATTCAATAAAAGGTTTTAAATGCAACATTCCTGACGGAGCGTTTTATGCTTTCCCGAACATCACAGGAACAGGATACAAGTCACGTGAACTCACCGACCATTTATTATACAATGCAGGGGTCGCAGCGTTATCAGGAACTGCATTTGGTGAATTCGGAGAAGGATATTTAAGATTTTCTTATGCAAACTCACGTGAAAACATTCGCGAGGCGATTAAGAGAATAAAAGAGGTTTTATAA
- the nadB gene encoding L-aspartate oxidase — MKTDFLIIGSGIAGLSLALKLSKLGKVVIVTKKQKAESNTNYAQGGIAAVLSEDDDFALHIKDTLECGAGLCDLQAVKKIVTEGPGKIAELVDIGVEFTKKGGELELGREGGHSKNRIVHSKDLTGKEVERALLKKISETPNIEIFEYYFAIDFLTNKNFVNHDDAKKNKCYGVYVFNVETNKIEKIISGWTIIASGGLGQVYQHTSNPPIATGDGIAMGYRAGCEIANLEFIQFHPTTLYEHPDVKSDYVFLITEAVRGAGAILRNMTGEDFMKEYDSRGSLAPRDIVARSIDNEMKKSGDMFVYLDINPIGLEKFKEEFPNIYQVCISKGIDLSNGLIPVVPGAHYSCGGIVTDLNGRTNIKNLYACGEVAMTGVHGANRLASNSLLEAMVFANAIAEDLNEIFASGKGKKQDVQEEMILDWDDEGTENAEEWILLSHDKNEIKNVMSDYVGIVRNIYRLERAKRRIDMMKDEIFEFYKKTKVTVELLELRNLVTVAYLIIKSAMKRKESRGLHYMTDYPVRDKKFLKDTVIVK, encoded by the coding sequence TTGAAGACTGATTTTCTTATAATCGGGAGCGGAATTGCAGGTTTATCGCTTGCGCTGAAACTAAGCAAACTCGGCAAAGTTGTAATTGTTACGAAAAAGCAAAAGGCGGAATCGAATACGAATTATGCGCAGGGTGGAATTGCAGCGGTGCTTTCAGAGGACGATGATTTTGCTTTGCACATAAAAGATACACTTGAGTGCGGGGCGGGGCTTTGTGATTTGCAAGCGGTCAAAAAAATTGTGACAGAAGGTCCCGGAAAAATTGCTGAGCTTGTCGACATCGGCGTTGAGTTCACAAAAAAAGGCGGCGAGCTTGAGCTTGGAAGAGAAGGGGGACATTCAAAAAACAGGATTGTCCACTCAAAGGATTTGACGGGCAAAGAAGTTGAAAGAGCTTTGCTCAAAAAAATTTCCGAAACTCCAAACATTGAAATATTTGAATATTATTTTGCGATAGATTTTCTCACGAATAAAAATTTTGTGAATCACGATGATGCAAAGAAAAATAAATGTTACGGTGTTTATGTTTTCAATGTTGAGACGAATAAAATAGAAAAAATAATTTCAGGTTGGACAATTATTGCAAGCGGAGGACTTGGGCAGGTATATCAACATACATCTAACCCACCCATTGCGACGGGTGATGGAATTGCGATGGGATACAGAGCGGGATGTGAAATTGCAAATCTGGAGTTCATTCAGTTTCATCCGACGACTTTGTATGAACATCCCGACGTAAAATCGGATTATGTTTTTTTAATTACGGAAGCTGTCCGAGGTGCGGGAGCGATTTTGAGAAACATGACCGGTGAAGATTTTATGAAGGAGTATGACAGCCGGGGGTCACTTGCACCGAGAGATATTGTTGCAAGAAGCATCGACAACGAAATGAAAAAATCGGGTGATATGTTTGTTTATCTCGATATAAATCCGATTGGTTTGGAAAAATTTAAGGAAGAGTTTCCTAATATTTATCAAGTTTGCATTAGCAAAGGAATTGATTTGTCAAACGGGTTGATTCCCGTTGTTCCGGGAGCGCATTATTCCTGCGGTGGGATTGTAACTGACTTAAACGGAAGGACTAACATAAAAAATCTATATGCATGCGGAGAGGTTGCTATGACGGGAGTGCATGGGGCAAACCGTTTGGCATCAAACTCGCTTCTTGAAGCAATGGTTTTTGCAAATGCAATCGCTGAAGATTTGAATGAAATTTTCGCGAGCGGAAAAGGAAAGAAACAGGATGTTCAGGAAGAAATGATTCTTGATTGGGATGATGAAGGCACTGAAAACGCTGAAGAATGGATTTTGCTTTCACATGATAAAAATGAAATTAAGAACGTAATGAGTGATTATGTCGGTATCGTTAGAAACATTTACCGTCTTGAACGTGCGAAACGAAGAATCGACATGATGAAAGATGAAATTTTTGAGTTTTATAAAAAAACAAAGGTGACAGTTGAGCTGTTAGAATTGAGAAATCTTGTGACGGTGGCTTATTTGATTATAAAGTCGGCTATGAAAAGAAAAGAATCACGCGGGTTGCATTATATGACGGATTATCCTGTAAGAGATA